A portion of the Pseudarthrobacter sp. L1SW genome contains these proteins:
- a CDS encoding adenosine deaminase, with the protein MTEPIVDAAPAIDFDLKNLPKVSLHDHLDGGLRPATIIELAEAVGHTLPSTDPVALGEWFRESANSGSLVRYLETFDHTVAVMQTHEGLYRVAKEFVEDLADDGVVYGEVRWAPEQHLQKGLTLDQAVEAVQEGLEAGVEAVGESGREIQVGQLITAMRHADRGQEIAELAVRHRNKGAVGFDIAGAEDGFLPSRFRDAFTYLAQQNFPATVHAGEAAGLESIQSALVDGRALRLGHGVRLAEDIMVEFDDDAEETIGLVTLGDLSSWIRDRGIALEICPSSNLQTGAIAGFGEGIESHPLDMLYQLGFNVTINTDNRLMSGVTLTDEFELLVETFDYDLDDLLELTLNAAEAAFLPLEEKEALVEYINDTYANLG; encoded by the coding sequence GTGACTGAGCCCATTGTTGACGCTGCCCCTGCCATCGATTTCGACCTGAAGAACCTGCCCAAGGTCTCCCTCCACGACCACCTGGACGGAGGACTGCGTCCGGCCACCATCATCGAGCTGGCCGAAGCCGTTGGCCACACGCTTCCTTCCACCGATCCCGTGGCGCTGGGCGAATGGTTCCGGGAGTCCGCAAACTCCGGTTCGCTGGTCCGCTACCTCGAAACGTTTGACCACACGGTGGCCGTCATGCAGACCCACGAAGGCCTGTACCGGGTGGCCAAGGAGTTCGTAGAGGACCTCGCCGACGACGGCGTGGTGTACGGAGAAGTGCGGTGGGCCCCTGAGCAGCACCTCCAGAAGGGCCTCACGCTGGACCAGGCCGTGGAGGCGGTGCAGGAAGGGCTTGAAGCAGGCGTCGAAGCCGTAGGGGAGAGCGGACGCGAGATCCAGGTGGGCCAGCTCATCACCGCAATGCGCCACGCAGACCGCGGCCAGGAAATCGCCGAGCTCGCCGTCCGCCACCGCAACAAGGGCGCCGTCGGCTTCGACATCGCCGGAGCCGAGGACGGCTTCCTGCCCTCCCGCTTCCGGGACGCCTTCACCTACCTGGCGCAGCAGAACTTCCCGGCCACCGTGCACGCCGGCGAGGCAGCAGGGCTGGAAAGCATCCAGTCCGCCCTGGTGGACGGCCGCGCCCTGCGACTCGGCCACGGCGTCCGGCTTGCCGAGGACATCATGGTGGAGTTCGACGACGACGCAGAGGAGACGATCGGCCTGGTCACCCTGGGCGACCTCTCCAGCTGGATCCGCGACCGCGGCATCGCCCTGGAAATCTGCCCCTCCTCCAACCTCCAGACGGGTGCGATCGCCGGATTCGGCGAGGGCATCGAAAGCCACCCCCTGGACATGCTCTACCAGCTGGGCTTCAACGTCACCATCAACACCGACAACCGGCTGATGAGCGGCGTCACCCTGACGGACGAGTTTGAACTGCTGGTGGAAACCTTCGACTACGACCTCGATGACCTGCTGGAGCTGACCCTCAACGCAGCGGAAGCTGCCTTCCTGCCGCTCGAGGAGAAGGAAGCGCTGGTGGAGTACATCAACGACACCTACGCGAACCTTGGCTGA